The window ATCCCTGCTGTGCCGAGAGCAAATAGATCCTCCTTGAATTTCGGCAGCTGCCCTGTCCCCTTGAGACTGTTACTGTTTACAACATAGGGTACATAGACCTCACTATAGCCATGATCCTGGGTGTGAGTATCCAGCATAAACTGGGTCAGCGCACGGTGGAGGCGTGCCATCTCACCATGCATAACCACAAAACGTGACCCGGTGATCTTTGCTGCAACCTCAAAATCCATCCCCTTCAAGGCAACCCCCAGATCAACGTGATCCTTGGGCTTAAAGCTTAATGTTGCAGGTTCGCCCCAGCGACGGATCTCTACATTATCGTCCTCACCCTTGCCATCCGGTGTGGATTCATGAGGGATATTTGGAACCCCCATCATCAGCTCGCTCATCTCTGCCTGAATTGCTGCAAGCTCCTGCTCTGCAGATTCCAGATCACCCTTCAGCCTTGCAACCTCATCCAGCAGAGGCTGAATATCCTCCCCCTTCGCCTTGGCCTGGCCGATCCCCTTGGACTTGCTATTGCGCTGATTCTGCAGCTCCTGGGTGCGCACCTGCGTCTCTTTTCTGCGAGACTCCAGTGCAGCCATGCCTTCTGCATCCAGGATGTATCCCCTGCGAGCCAGCCCAGCTGTTACTCCCTCAAGATCATCTCGTACTATCTTCGGATCCAACATCTCTTAATTCTCAA of the Candidatus Thiopontia autotrophica genome contains:
- the serS gene encoding serine--tRNA ligase is translated as MLDPKIVRDDLEGVTAGLARRGYILDAEGMAALESRRKETQVRTQELQNQRNSKSKGIGQAKAKGEDIQPLLDEVARLKGDLESAEQELAAIQAEMSELMMGVPNIPHESTPDGKGEDDNVEIRRWGEPATLSFKPKDHVDLGVALKGMDFEVAAKITGSRFVVMHGEMARLHRALTQFMLDTHTQDHGYSEVYVPYVVNSNSLKGTGQLPKFKEDLFALGTAGIPEEEQAKDYYLIPTAEVPVTNLVRDEIIPADELPKKFVAHTPCFRSEAGSYGRDTRGMIRQHQFEKVELVQMVRPEDSAATLESLTENAEKILQKLELPYRVMALCTGDIGFSSTKTYDLEVWLPGQSAYREISSCSSFGDFQARRMQARWRNPETGKPELLHTLNGSGLAVGRTLVAVLENYQQEDGSVVIPEVLRSYMGGIDKIC